GCTACCGCTCCGTCGAATTGACAGCTCAACAGGAAAACGATATACTCCTTCTCGGCTCTACAACAGTTCAGCATCTGAGGGCCTGGCACGTGAGAGCGAGCTTCTGCGAAAGCGCGGGGGTGTGGTCCTGTGGCACGGGTGTCGTCCCCTGGGCGGGGGGCGTAGCCTTTGGCTACACGAACACCACCCCACATCCATCTCCGAGGCCATATTGAATGGAGACCTCGCAGGCAACCCACTTGCTCCTGATCCGTCACGCGGAGTCCCTGAGCAACCTGTACGGGATCAACATGGGCCCTAATACGGGGCTCACAGCCCGAGGTTGGGAGCAAGCTCGCTACCTGGCAGACTGGTTGGCGACACATGAGCCCATCGATGTCATCATCTCCAGTCCCCTGCTGCGCGCCCGCCAGACGGCCGATATCCTGAGCATCCGGCTGAACCTCCCCGTGCACATCCAAAAAGGACTGGAGGAGGCCACACAGCCATACTGGGACGAGTTCCCCTCCTTTGCCGAGAGCAAAGGGTTACCTGACGAGCCCTGGATCCCCACGCCGGAGACGGCCCCCATGTACACAGCCTTCCGGGATCAGGTCGTCCAGGCGCTGCGAGCCATCCTGGACCAATTCTGGGGGCACCGCATCGCCATCATCACCCACGGTGGGACCATGTCCACCCTGTTACGCTCTCTGATCGGGGGCCATCACGTCCGTGTCTATCAACACAACACCGCCATCCACAAGCTCGTCTGGGAAAAGAAGCAATGGACCCTCATTTATGTCAACAGAATCGAGCATCTGAACAGCGAGGCCGCCCCCGCTGACCGCCAGGCATCTCAGGAGGAGGAACGAGATGAGCAGGAGGTCCAGGCGACACTGCCAGCCCCAGCCTCTCCTCCCCCTCCCCTGCCCGTCCATCGGCCTCACGACCTCACCCCCGCCCAAATTGAGCGCCTCATAGATCTCGTTGATCCACAGCCGGACGAGCGGGCACTGGATATCGCCACCGGCACCGGGGCGCTGGCCGTTGCCCTGGCACAAAAGATGAGGCAGGTCATCGCCGTGGATACGAGTCCCGAGATGCTGGAAGAGGCTGAGATCGCCCGTATCCAAGCCGGGCTGGACAACCTCCACGTGCGATGGGCCCGGCCGGAACAGCTCCCCTTCCTGGATGACTCCTTCGACCTGATCACCTGCGCTTATGGTCTCCATCACTTCCAGGACGCCGCCGCGGCGATCCGGGAGATGGCCCGGGTGTGCCGTCCCGGGGGGCATATCCTGATCCACGAGCCCGCCGGGGATATCGACCCCGTGAAGCGGGCCACACAAGACGTCATCGAGCTACGGCGGGATAGCTCCCATGTGACGCTCCTCACCGCCGATCAGACGCGCGATCTGGTCATCCAGGCCGGGTTGGAGATCGATCGAGACGAGATCACGGAGATCGAGCGCCATCTGGCGGACTGGCTGGACGCCGAGAACGCCGACGCCGAGATGGTCGAAGAGGTGACAGCCATGTTGGACGCGGCGATGGAGGGCGACGCGGCCGGCCTGCAGGTCCACCGAGAGCGCGATGGCAGCCTATCCTTCCGGCAACGCGTGCTCACGTTGCTGGCACACAAGCCCATCCAGGAGACACCGGGTCCCAACGACGCACCCACCGCATGATACACAGGAAACCCAGCCCTCCAACCTCGGCCCTCACCGGCAGTACATCTTTTCATGTGGAATTACGGCGGAAGCCGTGAGGGGTTGCACTCCTCAAAAGAACCTTCCGGGTTTCCGCCCCTCACCCGCTTCGCCCGGCCTTGCCCCACCCGAATGAGGCCGGGAATGCGAACAATGATGACGGCAACGATTCCCACAAGCATCATGGCGATGAATCACCAGGCGCCTTCACGCCCTCCAAATGGGTATAGTACCATCTTCCGGGGTACCGGGGGGGCATTGACGTCCGCCCGCGGCTCAACTAGGATGAATGCGTAAATCTTAAACGGATTGAATCGGTTTCAGAGAGCTCCGTTCGGTCAGCGTGTGAGAAGCTGGGATGGACTTCATCACTCGCGAGGGGAAGGCGCCATGAGTCCACCTGATGAAGCATCGCTCCTCACGGCACGGGAAGCGGCACAGTATCTCAACATCAGCCTGTCCACACTTCATCGGATTGAGCAGGAGGGCTGGCTCGTACCGTATCGTACGCCCGGTGGGCACCGACGATACAGCATCAAGATGCTGCAGGAGTATCTGGAGAAAACCCGGCGGCAGCCGTCACAACGCGCCGATGATTCCGAAAAAACCTTTTTCATCGAGGGATAATATGGGAAAACGCATTCTCGTTATCGATGACGAGCCCGATCTCGTACACCTGGTATCGATCTTCCTGGGCGCAGCGGGATTCGAGGTAATCGGTGCCGACAACGGGCGCGAGGGAATAGAGAAGATCGAGCAGGTCTCCCCCGATCTCGTGATCTGTGATATGGTGATGCCGAACATGGACGGCATCGAAACCGTCAAGGCCATTCGGGCCAATCCGCGCACGCGCTCGCTGCCGGTCATCATGCTCTCCGCCAGAGGGCAGACGGAAGATGTCAACCGGGCCCTCACCGCCGGAGCCAACGACTACATCATCAAGCCCTTTCGCGGGGCGGAAATCGTGGAGATGGTCAAGCGATACCTCTCCCAGGAGCAGTTAACTGAGATATGCCCTTAAATGAGGCAGTTCGCTACGGCGTAGATCCCGTTTCACCTCCAACCGACCATCATCCATTAAGTCCACCCCTCCGACAATCCAATGCACCCGGCGATCCGCCCCACCCCCCCGCTGCGATCGCGGCGCTGATCGCCAGGATGGTCGCATGCCCGCCGGACAAATCGCCTCTTGCCCACGCGCTGGAATGCCTGGCGGCGGAGATCCAAGCGCGAGGGATGGCGCTGCATCTGCTGTCCGATGATCAGACGGGCTTCGTGTTGGCCCATCATCACAACCTGAGCAAGCGGACACAGAAGGAATGGGAGCACCTGCAGGACGTGGTGAAGGAGGGGCAGATCGCCCTTC
The genomic region above belongs to Chloroflexota bacterium and contains:
- a CDS encoding response regulator is translated as MGKRILVIDDEPDLVHLVSIFLGAAGFEVIGADNGREGIEKIEQVSPDLVICDMVMPNMDGIETVKAIRANPRTRSLPVIMLSARGQTEDVNRALTAGANDYIIKPFRGAEIVEMVKRYLSQEQLTEICP
- a CDS encoding helix-turn-helix domain-containing protein yields the protein MSPPDEASLLTAREAAQYLNISLSTLHRIEQEGWLVPYRTPGGHRRYSIKMLQEYLEKTRRQPSQRADDSEKTFFIEG
- a CDS encoding methyltransferase domain-containing protein; amino-acid sequence: METSQATHLLLIRHAESLSNLYGINMGPNTGLTARGWEQARYLADWLATHEPIDVIISSPLLRARQTADILSIRLNLPVHIQKGLEEATQPYWDEFPSFAESKGLPDEPWIPTPETAPMYTAFRDQVVQALRAILDQFWGHRIAIITHGGTMSTLLRSLIGGHHVRVYQHNTAIHKLVWEKKQWTLIYVNRIEHLNSEAAPADRQASQEEERDEQEVQATLPAPASPPPPLPVHRPHDLTPAQIERLIDLVDPQPDERALDIATGTGALAVALAQKMRQVIAVDTSPEMLEEAEIARIQAGLDNLHVRWARPEQLPFLDDSFDLITCAYGLHHFQDAAAAIREMARVCRPGGHILIHEPAGDIDPVKRATQDVIELRRDSSHVTLLTADQTRDLVIQAGLEIDRDEITEIERHLADWLDAENADAEMVEEVTAMLDAAMEGDAAGLQVHRERDGSLSFRQRVLTLLAHKPIQETPGPNDAPTA